In the Clavelina lepadiformis chromosome 8, kaClaLepa1.1, whole genome shotgun sequence genome, one interval contains:
- the LOC143469198 gene encoding kinesin-like protein KIF14 isoform X2: MSKLNSKGKYPTPEHKMQKTVKLPQTKSTISSFVDSAIDKENNNHLQKPYLTAKAASSGPKRLQFSSTTIKEQRSNKTDSKNDRTAKDEKTKKTPVSVSGSSNMANGSNTQKKPATPKSRTSVAATFLGKTADGLASSPKKPHILDHSRILKLEQTSTTRKNLTSQGVGSQRILPTTPIKAKKTTTPVTKQHDILAEPNRGKHFIDKRGFNPNGVASPTVAKIPNDIVRNMVNNIQAPLGSTKKETERAGHIRKSLAGVFEQRTSLAQKRKSYLPIPDEEIAAEDFSVTVAVRVRPFSQREIGLEAKQVVYMDGNETVVNDGNTEHSFVYDYSFWSADHGTDNFASQNLVYKKLAEPLLHAVFEGYNTCLFAYGQTGSGKSYTIMGLGDDKGVVPRFCEQLFSSIQQRKNEINNVHYHVQVGYFEIYNEKIHDLLVSSQPSADGSVTKQVLRVREHPELGPYVEGLSKFSVSSFADVQAWLEVGNRQRATASTGMNDKSSRSHSVFTMSLVQTTTEDLEGEKHESSRRSQVNLVDLAGSERSSTAGTSGQRLKEGASINKSLLTLGKVISALSERTALPLKRKKRMFIPYRDSTLTWILRESLGGNSRTAMIATISPASCHMDETLSTLRYAKQARTIVNLVKVNEDPNAKIIRELKAEIAKLKERYGQNEIDPDEFKASLQEVSSLRQQLCTAERERDEVQEQWKRKLEQSEKRKAEEINELKRAGVSFKVDNQLPNLVNLNEDPQLSELLLYMIKHGVTRVGKKGGDCDIQLSGALIANFHCKIFNVDEVVTIEPIGDAKTFVNGESITGAVTLHHADRVVIGGDHFFRLNNPIEVQRSGSRKRNSGGKRKDFEFAKHELIERQNERIQAEIEEAQIKVKREMMGEIEAAKHEAEQQISSQRNEYELAIQNLQAQLVKDKAAKQELETICEQAEVIQKEFKISRRNRHVESSLEKGDFDADQIKTNVLASLEAERQKLAKEVERMQRRRACIKSKPSHGSSTLRLSLLLEEANNIAKSLNKHTTFSRYDASDEQLDVMIRVYNTKLGIWTLWSLNKFENKLELMREAYNGDANSSSEDGEEVGNIFYDPADEWQEAYNECPDTPTSSRGNQRTSRRLTRRLSSLVLARASPALQQSLSQLTSEKYSPGSRQYVPDTAQHIAFCKMRINASVEIVSNRCNSVIDRLLMTLNSISKISTKILQSFEEKDDYSASAAFYEQSTAITMATEMMLTVVSFIRQGSLEVAESSTSITKLIHQTEKASKKLAGHVSKLLHGCHSDIEKMVKESSSKISHVIPNMSKYAGAIAIATNITVSLFNETNQQELSHRMKHAFLQGGDTFMRKILSGGIEKMEVLEQRQAASVRTSFLGGLYEAVVKLLQTCLDLQQELYDASLIVHERDVPAHYYGEYLQRTQNLIQEVSNLVEGVAVLNEKAIEYPDSPNTMEEIRYKAELLWRPTSRIGDLCVKHEGLCAIMHDVKSRRMSSNINSNNSNNNVDVTKELLSDRLCDSVFTAGRALQEILREIIDFADSSTTSEDNSAYSDIGLRKSSDNDPFNIDEKSIRTKRRLLPTSPALLNSNESLPVTSTSFVVKSVVTKWLKLADSPKKLPNEDTIISKSVYV, from the exons atgtcaAAACTCAACTCAAAAGGGAAGTACCCCACTCCGGAACACAAAATGCAAAAGACAGTGAAACTGCCCCAAACAAAGTCTACTATATCATCATTTGTAGACAGTGCAATtgataaagaaaacaacaatcaTTTACAGAAGCCGTACTTGACGGCAAAAGCAGCTTCAAGTGGACCAAAACGACTGCAATTTAGTTCAACAACAATCAAAGAACAAAGAAGCAACAAAACTGACTCCAAAAATGACAGGACAGCTAAAGACGAAAAAACTAAGAAAACACCTGTGTCAGTTTCTGGTAGCAGCAATATGGCAAATGGTAGCAATACACAGAAGAAGCCAGCTACTCCAAAATCCAGGACATCTGTTGCTGCTACATTTTTGGGAAAAACAGCAGACGGTCTGGCATCTTCTCCCAAGAAACCTCACATTTTGGATCACAGTcgtattttaaaattagagCAAACCTCTACAACAAGGAAGAATCTTACTTCTCAAGGTGTTGGCAGCCAAAGAATTTTACCCACAACTCCAATTAAGGCTAAAAAAACGACTACTCCTGTAACCAAACAACATGATATTCTTGCTGAGCCTAATCGtggaaaacatttcattgatAAAAGAGGTTTTAATCCTAATGGAGTCGCAAGTCCAACAGTGGCTAAAATTCCTAATGATATCGTTCGTAACATGGTCAATAATATACAG GCTCCACTTGGCTCAACCAAAAAGGAGACTGAGAGAGCTGGACACATTCGGAAGAGTCTTGCCGGAGTGTTTGAGCAAAGAACGTCATTGGCTCAAAAGAGAAAGAGTTACTTACCAA TTCCAGATGAAGAAATAGCTGCAGAAGATTTTTCAGTCACAGTAGCTGTTCGTGTTCGTCCATTCAGCCAGAG GGAAATTGGTTtggaagcaaaacaagtggtTTATATGGATGGCAATGAAACTGTTGTAAATGATGGAAACACGGAGCATTCGTTTGTTTATGATTATTCATTCTGGTCAGCTGATCATGGAACAG ATAACTTTGCCTCACAAAATTTAGTGTACAAAAAGTTAGCTGAGCCCTTGCTTCATGCTGTATTTGAAGGTTATAACACTTGTCTATTTGCTTACGGTCAAACTGGAAGTGGAAAGTCTTACAC aatTATGGGTCTTGGCGACGACAAGGGCGTTGTGCCTCGCTTTTGTGAACAACTTTTTTCCAGCattcaacaaagaaaaaacgaAATAAATAAT GTGCATTATCACGTTCAAGTTGGTTACTTTGAAATCTACAATGAAAAAATTCATGATCTTTTAGTATCTTCGCAACCTTCTGCAGATGGTAGTGTCACGAAACAAGTT CTTCGTGTTCGTGAGCATCCAGAACTGGGTCCGTACGTGGAAGGCTTATCAAA GTTTTCTGTATCATCATTTGCTGATGTACAAGCCTGGTTGGAAGTCGGTAATCGCCAGAGAGCGACTGCATCAACAGGGATGAATGATAAGAGCAGTCGTTCCCATTCAGTCTTTACCATGTCCCTGGTGCAGACTACT ACCGAAGACTTGGAAGGTGAAAAACACGAGTCAAGTCGTAGAAGTCAGGTCAATCTCGTTGACCTTGCAGGGTCGGAAAGGTCATCTACTGCCGGGACAAGCGGTCAAAGGTTGAAG GAAGGAGCCAGCATTAATAAATCCCTTCTCACATTGGGTAAAGTTATATCTGCTCTCTCTGAAAGAACTGCTCTTCCTTTGAAACGAAAAAAACGAATGTTTATTCCATATCGGGACTCAACCCTTACATG GATTTTACGGGAGAGTCTTGGTGGCAACTCTCGCACAGCAATGATTGCAACCATAAGTCCAGCAAGCTGTCATATGGACGAGACGCTGAGCACCCTGCGTTATGCCAAACAAGCTCGCACAATTGTAAATCTGGTCAAAGTTAATGAAGACCCAAATGCCAAAATCATTAGAG AGCTGAAAGCAGAGATTGCAAAGCTAAAGGAAAGATATGGACAGAACGAAATTGATCCTGATGAATTCAAAGCTTCGCTCCAGGAAGTTTCATCACTGCGGCAGCAACTGTGTACAGCGGAGCGTGAAAGGGATGAAGTGCAAGAACAATGGAAACGGAAACTGGAGCAAAGTGAAAAGAGAAAAGCCGAAGAAATTAATGAATTGAAA CGAGCTGGTGTGTCATTCAAAGTCGATAACCAACTTCCAAACTTAGTCAATCTCAATGAAGACCCACAACTTTCCGAGCTTTTACTTTATATGATAAAGCACGGAGTTACCAG GGTGGGCAAGAAGGGTGGTGATTGTGACATACAGTTAAGTGGTGCTCTCATAGCTAATTTTCATTGCAAGATATTCAATGTTGATGAGGTGGTAACAATTGAACCTATTGGAgatgcaaaaacttttgtcAATGGAGAATCTATCACTGGAGCTGTTACTCTTCACCAT GCCGATCGTGTTGTCATTGGAGGGGATCACTTCTTCCGACTCAACAATCCAATCGAGGTGCAAAGAAGTGGAAGCAGGAAGAGAAACTCCGGTGGAAAGAGGAAAGATTTCGAATTTGCGAAACACGAACTCATTGAAAGGCAAAATGAAAG AATCCAAGCAGAAATCGAGGAGGCACAAATCAAAGTAAAACGTGAGATGATGGGTGAAATAGAAGCCGCAAAGCACGAGGCGGAGCAACAAATTTCGTCGCAACGAAACGAATACGAACTAGCTATACAAAACCTGCAAGCTCAATTG GTCAAAGACAAAGCAGCTAAACAGGAGTTGGAAACGATCTGTGAGCAAGCTGAAGTTATACAGAAAGAATTTAAAATCAGTCGACGAAATCGTCATGTTGAATCTTCATTAGAAAAG GGTGATTTCGATGCTGACCAGATAAAGACTAACGTTCTCGCAAGTTTAGAAGCAGAGCGTCAAAAGCTTGCTAAGGAGGTGGAGCGTATGCAACGACGGAGGGCGTGCATAA AGTCCAAACCCAGCCATGGTTCAAGTACATTGCGATTGTCCCTCCTACTCGAAGAAGCAAACAACATCGCAAAGTCTCTCAACAAGCACACAACCTTTTCAAGATACGATGCATCTGATGAGCAATTGGATGTGATGATAAG AGTTTACAACACAAAGCTTGGAATATGGACTTTGTGGTCGTTGAATAAATTCGAAAACAAGCTTGAACTGATGCGAGAAGCTTACAACGGTGATGCCAACTCCAGTTCTGAGGATGGTGAAGAGGTTGGAAATATCTTTTACGATCCAGCGGATGAGTGGCAGGAAGCCTACAATGAGTGTCCTGATACACCAACTTCATCCAG GGGAAATCAACGAACGTCACGCCGTTTGACGCGTAGATTGTCATCACTTGTTCTAGCCAGGGCATCTCCTGCCTTGCAGCAATCGTTATCCCAACTTACGAGTGAGAAGTATTCACCTGGTTCTCGACAATATGTTCCTGACACTGCACAACATATTGCTTTCTGCAAGAT GCGCATTAATGCTTCAGTAGAAATCGTCAGCAATAGATGCAACTCAGTGATTGACAGATTGCTCATGACGCTTAACTCCATCAGCAAAATTTCCactaaaattttacaaagctTTGAAGAGAAAGATG ATTATTCTGCTTCTGCGGCATTCTATGAGCAATCCACCGCCATCACCATGGCAACGGAGATGATGTTAACAGTGGTCAGTTTTATCAGACAAGGATCTTTGGAAGTTGCAGAGTCGTCGACGTCCATCACAAAGTTAATCCATCAGACAGAGAAAGCTTCAAAAAAATTAGCTGGCCACGTCTCTAAATTATTACAT GGTTGCCACAGTGATATTGAGAAAATGGTGAAAGAATCTTCATCCAAAATAAGTCATGTTATTCCAAATATGTCGAAGTACGCAGGAGCAATTGCCATAGCAACAAACATCACTGTGTCATTGTTTAATGAAACTAATCAACAGGAG ttaagtcaTCGAATGAAACACGCCTTCTTGCAAGGTGGTGACACGTTTATGCGTAAAATTCTTTCGGGGGGGATTGAGAAAATGGAGGTGTTGGAACAAAGACAG GCTGCATCAGTGAGAACCAGCTTCCTGGGtggactttatgaagctgtcGTGAAACTTCTGCAAACCTGCCTTGACCTTCAG CAAGAACTATACGACGCGTCTCTAATCGTCCACGAGCGAGATGTACCCGCCCATTACTACGGAGAGTATCTGCAACGCACTCAGAATCTTATCCAGGAAGTCAGCAACCTTGTAGAAGGGGTTGCAGTTTTAAACGAGAAGGCCATAG AGTATCCAGATAGTCCAAACACTATGGAAGAGATTCGTTACAAAGCCGAGTTGCTATGGCGACCTACTTCACGCATCGGTGACTTATGCGTGAAACACGAAGGCCTGTGTGCAATCATGCATGACGTCAAATCGCGGAGGATGTCATCAAATATAAATTCGAATAATAGTAATAACAACGTCGATGTGACGAAAGAACTTTTAAGCGACAG GTTATGTGACAGCGTATTCACGGCCGGGAGAGCATTGCAGGAAATTCTCAGGGAAATTATCGACTTTGCAGATTCGTCCACCACATC AGAAGATAACAGCGCATACAGTGACATCGGTTTGAGAAAATCATCTGACAACGACCCTTTTAATATCGACGAGAAGTCTATTAGAACAAAAAGACGTTTGCTGCCTACTAGTCCAGCTCTGTTGAACTCGAACGAAAGTTTGCCTGTAACTTCTACGTCGTTTGTTGTGAAAAGTGTCGTCACGAAGTGGCTGAAACTGGCTGATAGTCCAAAGAAACTGCCAAACGAAGACACAATTATAAGCAAATCAGTTTATGTTTAA
- the LOC143469198 gene encoding kinesin-like protein KIF14 isoform X1, translated as MSKLNSKGKYPTPEHKMQKTVKLPQTKSTISSFVDSAIDKENNNHLQKPYLTAKAASSGPKRLQFSSTTIKEQRSNKTDSKNDRTAKDEKTKKTPVSVSGSSNMANGSNTQKKPATPKSRTSVAATFLGKTADGLASSPKKPHILDHSRILKLEQTSTTRKNLTSQGVGSQRILPTTPIKAKKTTTPVTKQHDILAEPNRGKHFIDKRGFNPNGVASPTVAKIPNDIVRNMVNNIQAPLGSTKKETERAGHIRKSLAGVFEQRTSLAQKRKSYLPIPDEEIAAEDFSVTVAVRVRPFSQREIGLEAKQVVYMDGNETVVNDGNTEHSFVYDYSFWSADHGTDNFASQNLVYKKLAEPLLHAVFEGYNTCLFAYGQTGSGKSYTIMGLGDDKGVVPRFCEQLFSSIQQRKNEINNVHYHVQVGYFEIYNEKIHDLLVSSQPSADGSVTKQVLRVREHPELGPYVEGLSKFSVSSFADVQAWLEVGNRQRATASTGMNDKSSRSHSVFTMSLVQTTTEDLEGEKHESSRRSQVNLVDLAGSERSSTAGTSGQRLKEGASINKSLLTLGKVISALSERTALPLKRKKRMFIPYRDSTLTWILRESLGGNSRTAMIATISPASCHMDETLSTLRYAKQARTIVNLVKVNEDPNAKIIRELKAEIAKLKERYGQNEIDPDEFKASLQEVSSLRQQLCTAERERDEVQEQWKRKLEQSEKRKAEEINELKRAGVSFKVDNQLPNLVNLNEDPQLSELLLYMIKHGVTRVGKKGGDCDIQLSGALIANFHCKIFNVDEVVTIEPIGDAKTFVNGESITGAVTLHHADRVVIGGDHFFRLNNPIEVQRSGSRKRNSGGKRKDFEFAKHELIERQNERIQAEIEEAQIKVKREMMGEIEAAKHEAEQQISSQRNEYELAIQNLQAQLVKDKAAKQELETICEQAEVIQKEFKISRRNRHVESSLEKGDFDADQIKTNVLASLEAERQKLAKEVERMQRRRACIKSKPSHGSSTLRLSLLLEEANNIAKSLNKHTTFSRYDASDEQLDVMIRVYNTKLGIWTLWSLNKFENKLELMREAYNGDANSSSEDGEEVGNIFYDPADEWQEAYNECPDTPTSSRGNQRTSRRLTRRLSSLVLARASPALQQSLSQLTSEKYSPGSRQYVPDTAQHIAFCKMRINASVEIVSNRCNSVIDRLLMTLNSISKISTKILQSFEEKDDYSASAAFYEQSTAITMATEMMLTVVSFIRQGSLEVAESSTSITKLIHQTEKASKKLAGHVSKLLHGCHSDIEKMVKESSSKISHVIPNMSKYAGAIAIATNITVSLFNETNQQELSHRMKHAFLQGGDTFMRKILSGGIEKMEVLEQRQAASVRTSFLGGLYEAVVKLLQTCLDLQYELQGKVVREELNKRISIDAQELYDASLIVHERDVPAHYYGEYLQRTQNLIQEVSNLVEGVAVLNEKAIEYPDSPNTMEEIRYKAELLWRPTSRIGDLCVKHEGLCAIMHDVKSRRMSSNINSNNSNNNVDVTKELLSDRLCDSVFTAGRALQEILREIIDFADSSTTSEDNSAYSDIGLRKSSDNDPFNIDEKSIRTKRRLLPTSPALLNSNESLPVTSTSFVVKSVVTKWLKLADSPKKLPNEDTIISKSVYV; from the exons atgtcaAAACTCAACTCAAAAGGGAAGTACCCCACTCCGGAACACAAAATGCAAAAGACAGTGAAACTGCCCCAAACAAAGTCTACTATATCATCATTTGTAGACAGTGCAATtgataaagaaaacaacaatcaTTTACAGAAGCCGTACTTGACGGCAAAAGCAGCTTCAAGTGGACCAAAACGACTGCAATTTAGTTCAACAACAATCAAAGAACAAAGAAGCAACAAAACTGACTCCAAAAATGACAGGACAGCTAAAGACGAAAAAACTAAGAAAACACCTGTGTCAGTTTCTGGTAGCAGCAATATGGCAAATGGTAGCAATACACAGAAGAAGCCAGCTACTCCAAAATCCAGGACATCTGTTGCTGCTACATTTTTGGGAAAAACAGCAGACGGTCTGGCATCTTCTCCCAAGAAACCTCACATTTTGGATCACAGTcgtattttaaaattagagCAAACCTCTACAACAAGGAAGAATCTTACTTCTCAAGGTGTTGGCAGCCAAAGAATTTTACCCACAACTCCAATTAAGGCTAAAAAAACGACTACTCCTGTAACCAAACAACATGATATTCTTGCTGAGCCTAATCGtggaaaacatttcattgatAAAAGAGGTTTTAATCCTAATGGAGTCGCAAGTCCAACAGTGGCTAAAATTCCTAATGATATCGTTCGTAACATGGTCAATAATATACAG GCTCCACTTGGCTCAACCAAAAAGGAGACTGAGAGAGCTGGACACATTCGGAAGAGTCTTGCCGGAGTGTTTGAGCAAAGAACGTCATTGGCTCAAAAGAGAAAGAGTTACTTACCAA TTCCAGATGAAGAAATAGCTGCAGAAGATTTTTCAGTCACAGTAGCTGTTCGTGTTCGTCCATTCAGCCAGAG GGAAATTGGTTtggaagcaaaacaagtggtTTATATGGATGGCAATGAAACTGTTGTAAATGATGGAAACACGGAGCATTCGTTTGTTTATGATTATTCATTCTGGTCAGCTGATCATGGAACAG ATAACTTTGCCTCACAAAATTTAGTGTACAAAAAGTTAGCTGAGCCCTTGCTTCATGCTGTATTTGAAGGTTATAACACTTGTCTATTTGCTTACGGTCAAACTGGAAGTGGAAAGTCTTACAC aatTATGGGTCTTGGCGACGACAAGGGCGTTGTGCCTCGCTTTTGTGAACAACTTTTTTCCAGCattcaacaaagaaaaaacgaAATAAATAAT GTGCATTATCACGTTCAAGTTGGTTACTTTGAAATCTACAATGAAAAAATTCATGATCTTTTAGTATCTTCGCAACCTTCTGCAGATGGTAGTGTCACGAAACAAGTT CTTCGTGTTCGTGAGCATCCAGAACTGGGTCCGTACGTGGAAGGCTTATCAAA GTTTTCTGTATCATCATTTGCTGATGTACAAGCCTGGTTGGAAGTCGGTAATCGCCAGAGAGCGACTGCATCAACAGGGATGAATGATAAGAGCAGTCGTTCCCATTCAGTCTTTACCATGTCCCTGGTGCAGACTACT ACCGAAGACTTGGAAGGTGAAAAACACGAGTCAAGTCGTAGAAGTCAGGTCAATCTCGTTGACCTTGCAGGGTCGGAAAGGTCATCTACTGCCGGGACAAGCGGTCAAAGGTTGAAG GAAGGAGCCAGCATTAATAAATCCCTTCTCACATTGGGTAAAGTTATATCTGCTCTCTCTGAAAGAACTGCTCTTCCTTTGAAACGAAAAAAACGAATGTTTATTCCATATCGGGACTCAACCCTTACATG GATTTTACGGGAGAGTCTTGGTGGCAACTCTCGCACAGCAATGATTGCAACCATAAGTCCAGCAAGCTGTCATATGGACGAGACGCTGAGCACCCTGCGTTATGCCAAACAAGCTCGCACAATTGTAAATCTGGTCAAAGTTAATGAAGACCCAAATGCCAAAATCATTAGAG AGCTGAAAGCAGAGATTGCAAAGCTAAAGGAAAGATATGGACAGAACGAAATTGATCCTGATGAATTCAAAGCTTCGCTCCAGGAAGTTTCATCACTGCGGCAGCAACTGTGTACAGCGGAGCGTGAAAGGGATGAAGTGCAAGAACAATGGAAACGGAAACTGGAGCAAAGTGAAAAGAGAAAAGCCGAAGAAATTAATGAATTGAAA CGAGCTGGTGTGTCATTCAAAGTCGATAACCAACTTCCAAACTTAGTCAATCTCAATGAAGACCCACAACTTTCCGAGCTTTTACTTTATATGATAAAGCACGGAGTTACCAG GGTGGGCAAGAAGGGTGGTGATTGTGACATACAGTTAAGTGGTGCTCTCATAGCTAATTTTCATTGCAAGATATTCAATGTTGATGAGGTGGTAACAATTGAACCTATTGGAgatgcaaaaacttttgtcAATGGAGAATCTATCACTGGAGCTGTTACTCTTCACCAT GCCGATCGTGTTGTCATTGGAGGGGATCACTTCTTCCGACTCAACAATCCAATCGAGGTGCAAAGAAGTGGAAGCAGGAAGAGAAACTCCGGTGGAAAGAGGAAAGATTTCGAATTTGCGAAACACGAACTCATTGAAAGGCAAAATGAAAG AATCCAAGCAGAAATCGAGGAGGCACAAATCAAAGTAAAACGTGAGATGATGGGTGAAATAGAAGCCGCAAAGCACGAGGCGGAGCAACAAATTTCGTCGCAACGAAACGAATACGAACTAGCTATACAAAACCTGCAAGCTCAATTG GTCAAAGACAAAGCAGCTAAACAGGAGTTGGAAACGATCTGTGAGCAAGCTGAAGTTATACAGAAAGAATTTAAAATCAGTCGACGAAATCGTCATGTTGAATCTTCATTAGAAAAG GGTGATTTCGATGCTGACCAGATAAAGACTAACGTTCTCGCAAGTTTAGAAGCAGAGCGTCAAAAGCTTGCTAAGGAGGTGGAGCGTATGCAACGACGGAGGGCGTGCATAA AGTCCAAACCCAGCCATGGTTCAAGTACATTGCGATTGTCCCTCCTACTCGAAGAAGCAAACAACATCGCAAAGTCTCTCAACAAGCACACAACCTTTTCAAGATACGATGCATCTGATGAGCAATTGGATGTGATGATAAG AGTTTACAACACAAAGCTTGGAATATGGACTTTGTGGTCGTTGAATAAATTCGAAAACAAGCTTGAACTGATGCGAGAAGCTTACAACGGTGATGCCAACTCCAGTTCTGAGGATGGTGAAGAGGTTGGAAATATCTTTTACGATCCAGCGGATGAGTGGCAGGAAGCCTACAATGAGTGTCCTGATACACCAACTTCATCCAG GGGAAATCAACGAACGTCACGCCGTTTGACGCGTAGATTGTCATCACTTGTTCTAGCCAGGGCATCTCCTGCCTTGCAGCAATCGTTATCCCAACTTACGAGTGAGAAGTATTCACCTGGTTCTCGACAATATGTTCCTGACACTGCACAACATATTGCTTTCTGCAAGAT GCGCATTAATGCTTCAGTAGAAATCGTCAGCAATAGATGCAACTCAGTGATTGACAGATTGCTCATGACGCTTAACTCCATCAGCAAAATTTCCactaaaattttacaaagctTTGAAGAGAAAGATG ATTATTCTGCTTCTGCGGCATTCTATGAGCAATCCACCGCCATCACCATGGCAACGGAGATGATGTTAACAGTGGTCAGTTTTATCAGACAAGGATCTTTGGAAGTTGCAGAGTCGTCGACGTCCATCACAAAGTTAATCCATCAGACAGAGAAAGCTTCAAAAAAATTAGCTGGCCACGTCTCTAAATTATTACAT GGTTGCCACAGTGATATTGAGAAAATGGTGAAAGAATCTTCATCCAAAATAAGTCATGTTATTCCAAATATGTCGAAGTACGCAGGAGCAATTGCCATAGCAACAAACATCACTGTGTCATTGTTTAATGAAACTAATCAACAGGAG ttaagtcaTCGAATGAAACACGCCTTCTTGCAAGGTGGTGACACGTTTATGCGTAAAATTCTTTCGGGGGGGATTGAGAAAATGGAGGTGTTGGAACAAAGACAG GCTGCATCAGTGAGAACCAGCTTCCTGGGtggactttatgaagctgtcGTGAAACTTCTGCAAACCTGCCTTGACCTTCAG TACGAGTTGCAAGGCAAAGTTGTCAGAGAAGAGCTTAACAAAAGGATCAGCATTGATGCG CAAGAACTATACGACGCGTCTCTAATCGTCCACGAGCGAGATGTACCCGCCCATTACTACGGAGAGTATCTGCAACGCACTCAGAATCTTATCCAGGAAGTCAGCAACCTTGTAGAAGGGGTTGCAGTTTTAAACGAGAAGGCCATAG AGTATCCAGATAGTCCAAACACTATGGAAGAGATTCGTTACAAAGCCGAGTTGCTATGGCGACCTACTTCACGCATCGGTGACTTATGCGTGAAACACGAAGGCCTGTGTGCAATCATGCATGACGTCAAATCGCGGAGGATGTCATCAAATATAAATTCGAATAATAGTAATAACAACGTCGATGTGACGAAAGAACTTTTAAGCGACAG GTTATGTGACAGCGTATTCACGGCCGGGAGAGCATTGCAGGAAATTCTCAGGGAAATTATCGACTTTGCAGATTCGTCCACCACATC AGAAGATAACAGCGCATACAGTGACATCGGTTTGAGAAAATCATCTGACAACGACCCTTTTAATATCGACGAGAAGTCTATTAGAACAAAAAGACGTTTGCTGCCTACTAGTCCAGCTCTGTTGAACTCGAACGAAAGTTTGCCTGTAACTTCTACGTCGTTTGTTGTGAAAAGTGTCGTCACGAAGTGGCTGAAACTGGCTGATAGTCCAAAGAAACTGCCAAACGAAGACACAATTATAAGCAAATCAGTTTATGTTTAA